ATATAGGCTAGGAGAAGTTATTCATGATGCCCGAAAGGCGCGGGCCGAAGAGCTCGCTTTCGGGGCATTGTGAATAACTTCCGGCGGGGTTGGACTCCGTTTGGCTTTTCATTACAATTTCAGCGCTCGCCCGCAGTCCAGGAACAAATACGCGGCGTCCCCTGGAGGACTGTGACCTTACCGTTCCGGGCTGCGGGTAGCGCCTTGACTTTTTGACGACTCCTCGGTGGAAGCCCTCTGCACGGACCACTCTATATTGCTGTCGCTGCCGGTCAAGGACGAGCTTTCCGCAACCCTCAACCGACTATGACACGATGAAGGAAAAGCCCCTGGACTTCGCGATCGGGATCGACCGTTCCGACGCAACCCTGGACGTTTGCCTCGCCTCCCTGCGGGCGGGCTCCAGTCCGCGTTTCGACAAGCTGGCCAACAGCCCCGACGAACTGGGCGCGTGGCTGGCGAGGCTTCGCTCCGAGCATCCCGAGGCCCGCGTCGCGGTGGCCTTCGAGATGCCCGCTCCCGACCTGGTAGCCTTCCTGTGCCCGCGCGGCTGGCTGGAGGTCTACGCCCTCAACCCCAGCGTGCCGGCCCGCTTCCGCAAGGCCTTCAACGGCTCCGGGGCCAAGAGCGACCTGCTGGACTGCGAGGTCCTCGCCCAGCTGCTGGCCTCGCACCGCGACAAGCTCCGGGCCCACCGGCTGGACAGCGCGGCCATGCGCAGGATCGACTCGCTCTCCAAGGCCCGCCGCGGGGAGGTCGACCGGCAGGTCGAGCAGTGCAACCGCCTCAAGTCGCTGCTAAAAAGCAGCTTCCCGCAGGCCCTGGCGCTGCTGGGCAGGGACTTGCACGCCCCCATGGCGATAGGCTTCCTTCGCCGCTGGCCCTCGCTGCAGGCGGCCCGCGAGGCGGACCCCGAGGAGATGGCGGCCTTCTACCGCAGCTCCCACTGCTCGCGCAGGGACGTGATCGAGGAGCGCCTGCGGGTGGTGGCCGAGTCCGTCGTCCTGACCGACGACCCCGCGATCATGGACGTCATGGAGCTTCGAATCTCCAGCTGCCTGGACCACATCGAGGCCTGCTCGAGGGCCATCGCGAGATACGACCAGGAGCTGGCCCGGCGCTACGCCGAGTCGGAGGACAAGCCGATCTTCGACAGCCTTCCCGGAGCCGGTCCGGCTCTAGGGCCGCGGCTGCTCTCGGCCATGGGCGAGGACCGCTCCCGCTACTCCAGCCGCGAGGCCCTGCAGCGCTACAGCGGGGTCGCCCCCGTTACCCAGAGCAGCGGCAAGAAGCGCATCGTGCACCGCCGCTACTCCCGGCCGAGGTTCCTGATGCAGACCTTCGTGGAGTTCGCCGGCGAGTCGATAAAGTGGAGCTCCTGGGCGTCCGCGTTCTGGAGGATGAAGAAGGCCGCGGGAATGACCTACAACTGCGCCATGCGGGAGCTGGCCTACAAGTGGCAGAGGATAATATACCGGATGTGGAAGACTCGAACCGCCTACGACGAAGGGCTCTATATAGAACGACTAAAAGCGAAAGGAAGCCCGATATGCGCGTACCTGCAAGATTCCATGAAAAACTGATATAGCAGCTTGACTCCTAGCCTCAGTGGTAAGGTCAGAGCGGAGCGAAGGCCGGAGTTGTATGGGCCGCCTGGTTCGACAAATATTCCATTTTGAACGTGCCCGGCTTTTCGGATTCGACGTGAACTTTTTCGCCGTGTCGTTCGAGGTATCCATCTGTGATCCTCAGAAAGATAGTGCCACCTTTCGCTGCGGTTTCGACGATCATGTCACCTCCGAATACCGTCTGATTCAGGTCAGATAATAACTTTCCGTCTACTGAAGTAATCTTAAGTTTTGGTCCGAAATTAAGGATGATATCTCCGGTGTAGTATACGGT
This genomic window from Pelagicoccus enzymogenes contains:
- a CDS encoding IS110 family transposase, producing the protein MKEKPLDFAIGIDRSDATLDVCLASLRAGSSPRFDKLANSPDELGAWLARLRSEHPEARVAVAFEMPAPDLVAFLCPRGWLEVYALNPSVPARFRKAFNGSGAKSDLLDCEVLAQLLASHRDKLRAHRLDSAAMRRIDSLSKARRGEVDRQVEQCNRLKSLLKSSFPQALALLGRDLHAPMAIGFLRRWPSLQAAREADPEEMAAFYRSSHCSRRDVIEERLRVVAESVVLTDDPAIMDVMELRISSCLDHIEACSRAIARYDQELARRYAESEDKPIFDSLPGAGPALGPRLLSAMGEDRSRYSSREALQRYSGVAPVTQSSGKKRIVHRRYSRPRFLMQTFVEFAGESIKWSSWASAFWRMKKAAGMTYNCAMRELAYKWQRIIYRMWKTRTAYDEGLYIERLKAKGSPICAYLQDSMKN